The DNA sequence aatcattaatttagttatttaaaaCTTGTTTAGAATATTAGGAATTAGAATTTATTCAAgaactgatttttttattttaaaacaattaaaaataaataatttgaattcttttaaaaattataattttcatttttttcgtttgtaaatcaaattaaaagaaatttgattTTCGAatcaacttttatatttttaaaagttaaattttattctattaatatattataattattttaaataatagaattgaatttcaaataaaaatacttttctttcttaaaaaaattatttgcttatgttaaaataaaattattttcgtCTGATAATGATATTTGGGTGGTTATTTTGCTTTTTCACCTATCACAAGTGGCGTCACTATATATAAACAGATTCTGTTACAAACTCTTCACTGCTTTCGCAAATCCAACACTGTTTAGGGTTTGCTCtcacagaagaaaaagaagaaaaagaaatttctCCGATGGCGGAAGAGAGGTTCACCGGCGTTGTTATGTGGTTCAACAACACCAAGGGCTTCGGCTTCATCAAGCCCGACGATGGCGGCGAAGATCTCTTCGTCCACCAGTCTTCCATCAGATCCGACGGTTACCGCACTCTCCACGAAGGCGATCGCGTCCAGTTCTCCATCGCCACCGGCGACAACCACAAGACCAAGGCCGTTGATGTAACTGCTCCCGACGGCAATCCCCTACACTCTCGTCCCAAGGAATCCGGCGGATCCGGATTTGGCGCCGGATGGAGGCGAAACGGCGGCGccagtggaggtggaggtggtgcTGCTGGATCAGGTGGCGCCGGGTGCTACCACTGCGGCGAAGTCGGACACCTGGCTAGGGATTGCAACCGGAGCAACAATTCTGGTGGCGCTGGTGGCGGTAGTGGTGGTGCATGTTTTAATTGCGGCGGATTTGGGCATCTCGCTAGGGATTGCTTGCGAGGAAGCGGTGGCGGTAACGGTAATGGTcacagtggtggtggtggtggtggtggaggtgtcGGTGGTGTTTCGTGCTTTAGATGCGGTGGATTTGGTCACATGGCGAGGGACTGTGCTACCGCGAGAACTGGCGGCGGTGCAGGTGGCGGcgctggtggtggtggttgctATAGGTGCGGTGAGGTTGGTCACTTGGCTAGGGATTGCAGCAATGAAGGTGGAAGGTATGGTGGCGGAGGCGGCGGTGGCAATGGTAATGGTTCTAGAAGCACTTGCTTCAATTGTGGTAAGCCTGGGCATTTTGCAAGGGAGTGCGTTGAAGCCTCTGgttgaagtgaaaagaaaaacataaaataaaaaaaataaaaaatagtgatgAATATGGAGCAGAGGGGTTAGTACATTTTGCAAAGAAAGGGTGAAAAAGGTTGAATGGTACAtaactctttttgtttttcttttggc is a window from the Arachis hypogaea cultivar Tifrunner chromosome 1, arahy.Tifrunner.gnm2.J5K5, whole genome shotgun sequence genome containing:
- the LOC112796523 gene encoding uncharacterized protein, translating into MAEERFTGVVMWFNNTKGFGFIKPDDGGEDLFVHQSSIRSDGYRTLHEGDRVQFSIATGDNHKTKAVDVTAPDGNPLHSRPKESGGSGFGAGWRRNGGASGGGGGAAGSGGAGCYHCGEVGHLARDCNRSNNSGGAGGGSGGACFNCGGFGHLARDCLRGSGGGNGNGHSGGGGGGGGVGGVSCFRCGGFGHMARDCATARTGGGAGGGAGGGGCYRCGEVGHLARDCSNEGGRYGGGGGGGNGNGSRSTCFNCGKPGHFARECVEASG